The nucleotide window GATGACTGCGGTGGCGGACAGTAGCAACGCCGAAAGCACCATCCAGTTGCGATACCAGGGAGCGCCTTGGAGTGCACGAAGGTCCTCTTTCCAGATACTCCTGTTCCACACTGTGGCGCCGAGGCGTTCCTCACCGGCCGGTCGAGTGACCAGGCTGACGCCGACCATCAGGGCGCAGCTGACGGCGAACATCACTCCACTCGCATACAGGTACTGGATCGAGAGAACTTCAGCGATTTCGTTGACCACCCACCCCAGCAGGCCGATCGGTAGGCCCACCGCAAGGGTCACCGCTGCAGCTGGCGGTGTCGCTCGGCGCCACAGCATTCCGAACAGGAAGACGGCAACCACAGGCGGAGTGATGTAGGAAAGCACCGACTGGAGGTACTGCCAGAGGGTCGGAAAGCGTGAGATTTGCGGCGCCCAGGCGGCCGACAGCACCATGAAGGCGACTGTTGCCCACCTCCCCGTACGGACGAGCTGCTCATCCGACATCCCTGGCCTCGCCCGGGCGGCAAAGTCGAATGTAAAAAGGGTCGAGGCCGAGTTGTAGATCGACTCGAGGCTGGAGAGGATGGCCGCCGCGAGGGCGGCGAGGATGAGGCCGCGGAAGCCGACGGGCAGCAGATCGAACGCCAGGGTTGGAAACACCAGGTCGGGCCGCTCGAGCCTCGGGTAGAGGGCAGTTGCCATGACGCCGGGGAGGATCAGAATAAAGAGGTTCGGGAGCTTGAGGGCGCCGGCGAAGATCGCGCCCCAGCGGCCGTGGTCGAGGGAACGGGCACCTAGGGCTCGCTGGATCATGAACTGGTTCGTGCACCAG belongs to Acidobacteriota bacterium and includes:
- a CDS encoding sodium/solute symporter (Members of the Solute:Sodium Symporter (SSS), TC 2.A.21 as described in tcdb.org, catalyze solute:Na+ symport. Known solutes for members of the family include sugars, amino acids, nucleosides, inositols, vitamins, urea or anions, depending on the system.), which encodes MTEFCISKIDLAVLVAYVLGVRVFFGWAVSRRIRDKGSEGYFLGGRRLTWPLIGLSFYVSNMSGSTFVALPGSAYHYGIGAYNYEWMPALILVVFAVFMLPLFLRNRVVTAPEYLERRFDGWSRVLFSAFLLVANIFIDAAAALYAGATVMTVLFPGVPLWVIVAAAALVAGLYILVGGLEAVVINDTLQAALIIVGGTVIGAMTLARIPSWEAVRTAAPPNALHLGLPANDPVMPWPGLVTGVLVVGLYFWCTNQFMIQRALGARSLDHGRWGAIFAGALKLPNLFILILPGVMATALYPRLERPDLVFPTLAFDLLPVGFRGLILAALAAAILSSLESIYNSASTLFTFDFAARARPGMSDEQLVRTGRWATVAFMVLSAAWAPQISRFPTLWQYLQSVLSYITPPVVAVFLFGMLWRRATPPAAAVTLAVGLPIGLLGWVVNEIAEVLSIQYLYASGVMFAVSCALMVGVSLVTRPAGEERLGATVWNRSIWKEDLRALQGAPWYRNWMVLSALLLSATAVIVTWWW